One window of the Vigna radiata var. radiata cultivar VC1973A chromosome 1, Vradiata_ver6, whole genome shotgun sequence genome contains the following:
- the LOC111241295 gene encoding ent-kaurenoic acid oxidase 2-like isoform X1 — MSINARNIYLFHGIKVIDETMRVITFSPVVFREAKSDVNINGYLIPKGWKAVVWFRSVHLDPEIYPNPKEFNPYRGNQKEHKVQSVVREAYSPSINHPPSEERNV, encoded by the exons ATGAGCATTAATGCCAGAAACATTTATCTGTTCCATGGAATCAAG GTGATTGATGAAACAATGCGTGTGATTACATTCTCACCAGTGGTTTTTCGGGAGGCAAAGTCTGATGTCAATATCAATG GGTACTTAATTCCAAAAGGTTGGAAAGCAGTTGTGTGGTTCAGATCAGTTCACCTTGATCCTGAAATATATCCTAATCCAAAGGAATTTAACCCTTATAGAGGGAAC CAGAAAGAACACAAAGTGCAGAGTGTGGTAAGGGAGGCATACTCACCATCCATTAACCATCCACCATCAGAAGAAAGAAATGTATGA
- the LOC111241295 gene encoding ent-kaurenoic acid oxidase 2-like isoform X2: protein MSINARNIYLFHGIKVIDETMRVITFSPVVFREAKSDVNINGYLIPKGWKAVVWFRSVHLDPEIYPNPKEFNPYRGNKEHKVQSVVREAYSPSINHPPSEERNV, encoded by the exons ATGAGCATTAATGCCAGAAACATTTATCTGTTCCATGGAATCAAG GTGATTGATGAAACAATGCGTGTGATTACATTCTCACCAGTGGTTTTTCGGGAGGCAAAGTCTGATGTCAATATCAATG GGTACTTAATTCCAAAAGGTTGGAAAGCAGTTGTGTGGTTCAGATCAGTTCACCTTGATCCTGAAATATATCCTAATCCAAAGGAATTTAACCCTTATAGAGGGAAC AAAGAACACAAAGTGCAGAGTGTGGTAAGGGAGGCATACTCACCATCCATTAACCATCCACCATCAGAAGAAAGAAATGTATGA
- the LOC106766903 gene encoding uncharacterized protein LOC106766903, with product MHLEMIQAASLLAYRCIRKPRHIVKSEKRKDTQASLSSKEETRFHHECCEHSESESESESESSFEKVVGMGVPCNECVQEKLRWVRSQIIGNGAEFDSPFGRRIVVYADHTASARSLRYNENFIADHLLPFYGNTHTCDSYVGSRTTKMVQEAREYIKKCLGGRKDDALILCGSGSTAAIKRLQEVMGIAVPSILRERVLKSLSTEERWVVFVGPHEHHSNLLSWRQSLAEVVEIGLDHQGLINMDALKLKLEAYKDTNRPMLGSFSACSNVTGIYSDTRAIAQLLHQYKAFACFDFAASGPYVEIKMRSGESDGYDAVFLSPHKFLGGPDSPGILLMNDALYRLRSSPPSTCGGGTVDYVNGFNKKDTLYLEKIEERENGGTPPIIQTVRAALAFWVKEYITYKEIEKREQVYIKKAVKRLMSNPNIEVLGNLRTKRQAILSFIIYSTTNKSSVSPGWGIKWLEDSQKQEKQRELNFLKETESERGKLLHGPFVATLLNDLFGIQARGGCACAGPYGHQLLNINKAQSLAIRSAIQEGYVGVKPGWSRVSFPYYMEAEEFEFILTAIEFVANYGQRFLPLYSFNLRNGSWRMKKDKLHAVINQNNCNFRKEAYDLKPLKAGYNVGTKQVNVLRKSYLDTAKYIASLLPKFPYEAILHEDVDPDVLYFRL from the exons ATGCATCTGGAGATGATCCAAGCTGCATCTCTTCTTGCATATCGTTGCATACGTAAACCACGTCACATTGTTAAATCAGAGAAACGCAAAGATACTCAGGCAAGTCTTTCAAGCAAAGAAGAAACAAGGTTTCATCATGAATGTTGCGAGCACTCAGAGTCGGAATCGGAATCGGAATCGGAATCGTCCTTTGAGAAGGTGGTGGGGATGGGAGTGCCGTGTAACGAATGCGTTCAAGAAAAACTGCGATGGGTAAGGTCTCAGATCATCGGTAACGGTGCAGAGTTCGATTCTCCGTTTGGAAGACGAATCGTTGTGTATGCTGATCACACCGCTTCCGCTCGCAGTCTTCGCTACAACGAAAACTTCATCGCcgatcatcttcttcctttctaCG GCAACACTCACACGTGCGACAGTTACGTGGGAAGCAGGACAACAAAGATGGTACAGGAAGCAAGAGAGTACATTAAAAAATGCTTAGGTGGTCGGAAAGACGATGCACTCATCTTGTGTGGCTCTGGCTCAACTGCAGCCATCAAGAGGCTGCAAGAAGTGATGGGAATTGCAGTACCCTCTATCTTGAGGGAAAGGGTTTTGAAGAGCCTCAGCACGGAAGAAAGATGGGTGGTTTTTGTTGGACCTCATGAACACCATTCCAACCTCCTTTCTTGGAGGCAAAGTTTGGCTGAGGTGGTAGAGATTGGTCTTGATCACCAAGGCTTGATAAACATGGATGCTCTAAAGCTAAAACTTGAGGCCTACAAAGACACCAATCGACCCATGTTGGGATCTTTCTCAGCCTGTAGCAATGTCACCGGAATTTACTCAGATACACGAGCAATTGCTCAGCTTCTTCATCAATACAAAGCCTTTGCATGCTTTGATTTTGCAGCGAG cGGTCCATACGTGGAGATAAAGATGAGGTCTGGGGAGAGTGATGGGTATGACGCAGTGTTCCTGAGTCCACACAAGTTTCTCGGTGGTCCTGACTCTCCTGGGATTCTGCTTATGAACGATGCTCTCTACCGATTAAGATCTTCGCCGCCATCAACTTGTGGAGGTGGAACTGTGGATTACGTCAACGGCTTCAACAAAAAG GATACACTGTACttggagaagatagaggaaagagaaaatggAGGTACCCCTCCTATAATCCAGACAGTGAGAGCAGCGTTGGCATTTTGGGTGAAAGAGTACATAACCTACAAAGAGATTGAGAAACGTGAACAAGTTTACATtaagaaagcagttaagagacTAATGTCCAACCCAAACATCGAGGTTCTTGGAAACTTGAGAACCAAAAGACAAGCCATACTGTCATTTATCATTTATTCTACCACCAACAAAAGCTCTGTATCACCTGGTTGGGGCATTAAATGGCTAGAAGACAGCCAGAAACAGGAAAAACAAAGAGAGCTTAACTTTTTGAAAGAGACAGAGAGCGAAAGAGGTAAGCTACTTCATGGCCCTTTTGTTGCAACACTGCTAAATGACCTATTTGGCATCCAAGCCCGTGGAGGGTGTGCTTGTGCTGGACCTTATGGCCACCAATTGCTCAACATCAACAAAGCTCAATCTCTTGCTATTAGATCAGCAATTCAAGAG GGTTATGTTGGAGTTAAACCTGGGTGGAGTAGAGTCAGTTTTCCGTATTACATGGAGGCGGAGGAATTTGAGTTCATTTTAACTGCGATAGAGTTTGTAGCAAACTATGGCCAACGATTCCTTCCCTTGTATAGCTTCAATTTGAGAAACGGCAGTTGGAGAATGAAGAAAGACAAACTTCATGCTGTGATAAACCAAAATAACTGCAACTTTCGGAAGGAAGCATATGATTTGAAACCACTGAAAGCAGGATATAACGTTGGAACCAAACAAGTTAATGTATTAAGGAAATCATACTTAGATACAGCAAAATATATTGCAAGTCTTCTCCCCAAGTTCCCTTATGAGGCCATACTCCATGAAGATGTAGATCCTGATGTTCTCTATTTTAGactttaa